One window from the genome of Nocardioides panaciterrulae encodes:
- a CDS encoding alkaline phosphatase family protein codes for MTLAAAGAGFVEPAYHERSLGDVVPAVAVALGRPLRDQDAPSRLVLPEAAAYVVFLVDGMGARLLERYAHAAPYLSSLLAEQSPATAGVPSTTATSLTSLGTGLTPGAHGLVGFTSRVPGTDRLLNALLWDKDVDPLEWQPHPTAFARLRERGAAVTVVNKREFVGSGLTVAAHRGADYVGADKVGERIAAAVGAAGESPSLTYLYDGDLDWTGHRYGVASSQWLQQLSMIDSEAEQLRDALPSATRLLVVADHGMVDSAPESRVDVDELLELRDGVALFGGEARFRHLYCHRSAVDDVVATWTEVLGDRAEVMTRDVAVARGWFGTVEPAVRPRLGDVVVAARGDTAILSTSDFPYEATLVGLHGSLTPEEMLIPLVVS; via the coding sequence GTGACGCTCGCGGCCGCGGGGGCCGGGTTCGTCGAGCCGGCCTACCACGAGCGGTCCCTGGGGGACGTGGTCCCGGCCGTGGCGGTGGCGCTGGGCCGCCCGCTGCGCGACCAGGACGCCCCCTCGCGGCTGGTGCTGCCCGAGGCCGCGGCGTACGTCGTGTTCCTCGTCGACGGCATGGGCGCGCGGCTGCTGGAGCGCTACGCCCACGCCGCGCCCTACCTCTCCTCGCTGCTGGCCGAACAGTCGCCGGCGACCGCGGGCGTGCCGTCCACGACCGCCACCAGCCTGACCTCGCTCGGCACCGGCCTCACCCCGGGCGCGCACGGCCTGGTCGGCTTCACCTCGCGGGTGCCGGGCACCGACCGGCTCCTGAACGCGCTGCTGTGGGACAAGGACGTCGACCCGCTGGAGTGGCAGCCGCACCCGACCGCCTTCGCGCGGCTGCGGGAGCGCGGCGCCGCGGTCACCGTGGTCAACAAGCGCGAGTTCGTCGGCTCCGGGCTGACCGTCGCGGCGCACCGCGGGGCCGACTACGTCGGCGCCGACAAGGTCGGGGAGCGGATCGCCGCGGCCGTCGGCGCCGCCGGCGAGAGCCCCTCGCTGACCTACCTCTACGACGGCGACCTCGACTGGACCGGGCACCGCTACGGCGTGGCCTCGAGCCAGTGGCTGCAGCAGCTGTCGATGATCGACTCCGAGGCCGAGCAGCTGCGCGACGCGCTGCCCTCGGCGACCCGGCTGCTCGTGGTGGCCGACCACGGGATGGTCGACTCCGCGCCGGAGAGCCGGGTCGACGTCGACGAGCTGCTCGAGCTGCGGGACGGGGTCGCGCTGTTCGGCGGCGAGGCGCGGTTCCGCCACCTCTACTGCCACCGGAGTGCGGTCGACGACGTGGTCGCCACCTGGACCGAGGTGCTCGGCGACCGCGCCGAGGTGATGACCCGCGACGTCGCGGTGGCCCGCGGCTGGTTCGGGACCGTGGAGCCCGCCGTACGTCCCCGCCTCGGCGACGTGGTGGTGGCCGCCCGCGGCGACACCGCGATCCTGTCGACCTCCGACTTCCCCTACGAGGCCACGCTGGTCGGGCTGCACGGGTCGCTGACGCCCGAGGAGATGCTCATTCCGCTGGTCGTGAGCTGA
- a CDS encoding DUF5998 family protein, whose product MRTSRTTEDRDRTLELRHAIERTGYYPEVVADGVDSAVAGEQVVSFFVHHEPTFERDEVRRHLSVIVLTPTRLVLAHTDEHTGDDLLPEPYTSTSTEAVSLSAVKSVVVTRMIANPTSGPSQPAEAVLTIGWGGVSRLDLEPAGCSDPECDADHGYTGVLASDDFSLRVSSAADGGDAVTGLLSFAESLSARTHTA is encoded by the coding sequence ATGCGCACCAGCAGGACCACGGAGGACCGGGACCGCACGCTCGAGCTCCGGCACGCGATCGAGCGGACCGGCTACTACCCCGAGGTCGTCGCCGACGGTGTCGACTCGGCGGTCGCGGGGGAGCAGGTGGTGTCGTTCTTCGTGCACCACGAGCCGACCTTCGAGCGTGACGAGGTCCGCCGGCACCTGAGCGTGATCGTGCTGACCCCGACCCGGCTGGTGCTGGCCCACACCGACGAGCACACCGGTGACGACCTGCTGCCCGAGCCCTACACCTCCACCTCCACGGAGGCCGTGAGCCTCTCGGCGGTCAAGTCGGTGGTGGTGACGCGGATGATCGCGAACCCCACCTCGGGCCCGAGCCAGCCGGCCGAGGCCGTGCTGACGATCGGGTGGGGCGGGGTGAGCCGGCTGGACCTCGAGCCCGCCGGCTGCAGCGACCCGGAGTGCGACGCCGACCACGGCTACACCGGGGTGCTGGCCTCCGACGACTTCTCCCTGCGGGTCTCGTCGGCCGCCGACGGCGGCGACGCGGTCACCGGGCTGCTGTCCTTCGCCGAGTCGCTCTCGGCGCGGACGCACACGGCGTGA